A section of the Ciceribacter thiooxidans genome encodes:
- the fumC gene encoding class II fumarate hydratase, with translation MTKTRTETDTFGPVEVAGDRYWGAQAERSRGNFRIGWEKQPLSIVRALGIVKQAAARANMGLGILDPKIGNAIVDAAQEVIDGKLDDHFPLVVWQTGSGTQSNMNANEVISNRAIEMLGGVMGSKKPVHPNDHVNMSQSSNDTYPTTMHIACAEQIVHHLIPNLKHLHQALDAKAKSFAHIIKIGRTHTQDATPLTLGQEFSGYAAQVSSSIKRIELTLPGLYELAQGGTAVGTGLNAPVGFAEKVAEEIAKITGLPFVTAPNKFEALAAHDAMVFAHGAINAAAAALFKIANDIRFLGSGPRAGLGELALPENEPGSSIMPGKVNPTQSEALTQVCAHIFGNHAAITFAGSQGHFELNVYNPMMAYNFLQSVQLLGDAARSFTDNCVTGIEAREDNIRKGVENSLMLVTALAPVIGYDNAAKIAKTAHRNGTTLKAEALASGLVSEEQYDAVVRPEKMIGPS, from the coding sequence ATGACGAAGACGCGCACGGAAACCGATACGTTCGGCCCTGTCGAAGTGGCGGGCGACCGCTACTGGGGCGCCCAGGCGGAACGCTCGCGCGGCAATTTCAGGATCGGGTGGGAAAAGCAGCCGCTGTCGATCGTGCGAGCGCTCGGCATCGTCAAGCAGGCCGCGGCGCGCGCCAACATGGGCCTCGGTATCCTCGATCCGAAGATCGGCAATGCCATCGTCGACGCCGCGCAGGAGGTGATCGACGGCAAGCTCGACGACCACTTCCCGCTCGTCGTCTGGCAGACCGGGTCCGGTACCCAGTCCAACATGAACGCCAACGAAGTGATCTCTAACCGGGCGATCGAAATGCTCGGCGGCGTGATGGGCTCGAAGAAGCCGGTGCATCCGAATGACCACGTCAACATGAGCCAGTCGTCGAACGACACCTATCCGACGACCATGCACATCGCCTGCGCAGAGCAAATCGTCCACCACCTGATTCCAAATCTCAAGCATCTGCACCAGGCCCTTGATGCCAAGGCGAAATCCTTCGCCCATATCATCAAGATCGGCCGCACGCACACGCAGGATGCCACGCCGCTCACCCTCGGGCAGGAGTTTTCTGGCTACGCCGCGCAGGTCTCCTCATCCATCAAGCGGATCGAGCTGACGCTGCCGGGTCTCTACGAACTCGCCCAGGGCGGCACCGCCGTCGGCACCGGGCTCAACGCCCCTGTCGGTTTCGCCGAGAAAGTGGCGGAGGAGATCGCCAAAATCACCGGCCTGCCCTTCGTCACGGCACCGAACAAGTTCGAGGCGCTCGCCGCCCACGACGCCATGGTCTTTGCCCACGGCGCGATCAACGCTGCGGCCGCTGCCCTGTTCAAGATCGCCAACGACATCCGCTTCCTCGGTTCCGGCCCCCGTGCGGGGCTCGGGGAACTCGCCCTGCCCGAAAACGAGCCGGGTTCGTCCATCATGCCGGGCAAGGTGAACCCGACCCAGTCCGAAGCGCTGACGCAGGTCTGCGCCCACATCTTCGGCAACCACGCCGCGATCACCTTCGCCGGCAGCCAGGGCCATTTCGAGCTCAACGTCTACAACCCGATGATGGCCTACAATTTCCTGCAGTCGGTGCAGCTTCTCGGCGATGCCGCCCGCTCCTTCACCGACAATTGCGTCACCGGCATCGAGGCGCGCGAGGACAATATCAGGAAGGGCGTGGAAAACTCGCTGATGCTGGTCACCGCGCTTGCCCCGGTGATCGGCTACGACAACGCCGCGAAGATCGCCAAGACCGCCCACCGGAACGGCACGACACTGAAGGCGGAAGCGCTCGCAAGCGGGCTGGTCAGCGAAGAGCAGTATGATGCGGTCGTGCGCCCGGAAAAGATGATCGGCCCCTCCTGA
- a CDS encoding MarR family winged helix-turn-helix transcriptional regulator: MNKNQSLPWDHPRFRSWIAVGRACQMMQTALGRALAPLDIKTPHLDILINLYRHEGISQQELARKLLVGRSNMSMLLPQMEKRGLIARRDDPKDKRVLRLFLTEKGRDVTKRAMTIQTDLIERTLSVTPIDQCLAMAESMELLIARLQAEEETAG; this comes from the coding sequence ATGAACAAAAATCAATCCCTTCCCTGGGACCATCCGCGTTTTCGGAGCTGGATCGCCGTCGGCCGTGCATGTCAGATGATGCAGACGGCACTCGGCCGGGCGCTCGCACCGCTCGACATCAAGACGCCGCATCTCGACATCCTGATCAATCTCTACCGGCATGAAGGTATTTCGCAGCAGGAGTTGGCGCGCAAACTGCTGGTCGGCCGCTCCAACATGAGCATGCTGCTGCCGCAGATGGAAAAGCGCGGGCTGATCGCACGGCGCGACGATCCGAAGGACAAGCGCGTCTTGCGCCTGTTCCTGACCGAGAAAGGCCGCGACGTCACCAAACGTGCCATGACGATCCAGACGGACCTGATCGAAAGGACGCTCTCCGTGACGCCGATCGACCAGTGCCTCGCAATGGCCGAGTCGATGGAACTGCTGATCGCGCGGCTGCAGGCGGAGGAAGAGACCGCCGGCTAA
- a CDS encoding fumarate hydratase has product MADDLFPLGEDKTPYRKISSDYVSTTSFNGQEILTVDPEGLRLLAETAFADINHLLRPGHLKQLASILSDPEATDNDRFVAYDLLKNANIAAGGVLPMCQDTGTAIIMAKKGRKVWTEGGDYEALAHGVRDAYERKNLRYSQLAPLKMFEEKNTRTNLPAQIDIYEEGEDAYKFLFMAKGGGSANKTYLYQGTPSLLTHDRMIDFLKEKILTLGTAACPPYHLAIVIGGLSAEMNLKTVKLASARYLDDLPTEGSESGHAFRDLEMEKEIHKLTQQMGVGAQFGGKYFCHDVRVIRLPRHGASLPIGLGVSCSADRQAVGKITRDGIFIEQLETDPSKYMPEIDEKALSSGVVKIDLNQPMSAILGELTKHPIKTRLSLTGTIIVARDLAHAKIRERLEKGEGMPDYMKNHPVYYAGPAKTPAGYASGSFGPTTAGRMDSYVDQFQSFGGSMVMLAKGNRSRAVREACNKHGGFYLGSIGGPAARLAKDCIKKVEVLEYPELGMEAVWKIEVEDFPAFIVTDDKGNDFFQEFKLD; this is encoded by the coding sequence ATGGCTGACGATCTTTTCCCGCTTGGCGAAGACAAGACCCCTTATCGCAAGATTTCCTCGGACTACGTGTCCACGACCAGCTTCAATGGTCAGGAGATCCTCACCGTCGATCCCGAGGGCTTGCGCCTGCTCGCCGAAACGGCCTTCGCCGACATCAACCACCTGCTGCGCCCGGGGCACCTGAAGCAGCTCGCTTCGATCCTCTCCGACCCGGAAGCGACGGACAACGACCGCTTCGTCGCCTATGACCTCCTGAAGAACGCCAACATTGCCGCCGGCGGCGTGCTGCCGATGTGCCAGGACACTGGCACGGCGATCATCATGGCCAAGAAGGGCCGCAAGGTCTGGACCGAGGGTGGCGACTACGAAGCTCTGGCGCATGGCGTGCGCGACGCCTACGAGAGGAAGAACCTGCGTTATTCGCAGCTCGCGCCCTTGAAGATGTTCGAGGAAAAGAACACCCGCACCAACCTTCCCGCACAGATCGACATCTACGAGGAAGGCGAGGACGCCTACAAGTTCCTATTCATGGCCAAGGGTGGCGGCTCGGCCAACAAGACGTATCTCTACCAGGGCACGCCTTCGCTTCTGACGCACGACCGGATGATCGACTTCCTCAAGGAAAAGATCCTGACGCTCGGCACCGCCGCCTGTCCGCCCTATCATCTGGCGATCGTCATCGGCGGCCTCTCGGCCGAAATGAACCTGAAGACGGTCAAGCTCGCCTCCGCCCGCTATCTCGACGACCTCCCGACCGAGGGCTCCGAGTCCGGTCACGCCTTCCGCGACCTCGAGATGGAGAAGGAGATCCACAAGCTCACCCAGCAGATGGGTGTCGGCGCGCAGTTCGGCGGCAAGTATTTCTGCCATGACGTCCGCGTGATCCGCCTGCCGCGCCACGGTGCCTCCCTGCCGATCGGCCTCGGCGTCTCCTGTTCCGCCGACCGCCAGGCCGTCGGCAAGATCACCAGAGACGGCATCTTCATCGAGCAGCTCGAAACCGATCCGTCGAAGTACATGCCGGAAATCGACGAGAAGGCTCTTTCGTCCGGCGTTGTGAAGATCGACTTGAACCAGCCGATGAGTGCGATCCTCGGCGAACTCACCAAGCACCCGATCAAGACCCGCCTCTCCCTCACGGGCACGATCATTGTCGCCCGCGACCTCGCCCACGCCAAGATCCGCGAACGGCTGGAGAAGGGCGAAGGCATGCCTGACTACATGAAGAACCATCCGGTCTATTACGCCGGTCCGGCGAAAACCCCCGCCGGTTACGCGTCCGGCTCCTTCGGACCGACGACGGCCGGCCGTATGGACAGCTACGTCGACCAGTTCCAGTCGTTCGGCGGCTCGATGGTGATGCTCGCCAAGGGCAACCGTTCGCGTGCGGTGCGCGAGGCTTGCAACAAGCATGGCGGCTTCTACCTCGGCTCGATCGGTGGCCCGGCCGCGCGCCTCGCCAAGGACTGCATCAAGAAGGTGGAGGTCCTGGAGTATCCGGAACTCGGCATGGAAGCCGTCTGGAAGATCGAAGTCGAGGACTTCCCCGCCTTCATCGTCACCGACGACAAAGGCAATGACTTCTTCCAGGAGTTCAAGCTCGACTGA
- a CDS encoding GGDEF domain-containing protein → MNTGVTPKAPVPDIAAQITYAMRTMGVAPIPRNYELFYEAYIGSNPALTRDLSALGSKATQEELDTLGEQYFGRHHQSRMMENVHTRIVTELDGLLGVLKQEQSSLESYNKLLGETCNRINTKSKNSAELLRSAITLLQEATGDTMAHGEKTVESVEQKSQEMAEVRKELDEYKRIANTDSLTRIANRRAFDEKLAAIYDGSFNLPLTGLVLADIDHFKKINDSYGHPVGDKILASVATVIRTNVRKDVFVSRTGGEEFAIIVDGNTPDEIMQMCERVRQALELTPFKNSRTGVNYGPITLSLGLCMANAAEDPGELYAKADVALYCAKNAGRNCSRQFEDGMKKDFTKSWLIYRR, encoded by the coding sequence ATGAACACGGGCGTGACGCCAAAGGCGCCGGTTCCGGACATCGCCGCACAGATTACCTACGCCATGCGCACCATGGGCGTGGCACCGATCCCGCGCAACTACGAACTCTTCTACGAAGCCTATATCGGCTCCAATCCTGCACTGACGCGCGACCTCTCCGCGCTCGGCAGCAAGGCCACGCAGGAAGAATTGGACACGCTCGGCGAACAATATTTCGGGCGTCATCACCAGTCGCGCATGATGGAGAATGTCCATACGCGCATCGTGACGGAACTCGACGGCCTGCTCGGAGTGCTGAAGCAGGAGCAGAGCTCGCTCGAAAGCTACAACAAGCTGCTCGGCGAGACATGCAACCGCATCAACACCAAGAGCAAGAACAGTGCCGAACTGCTGCGCAGCGCGATCACGTTGCTGCAGGAGGCGACCGGCGACACCATGGCGCACGGCGAAAAGACCGTCGAGAGCGTCGAGCAGAAGTCGCAGGAAATGGCCGAGGTCCGCAAGGAACTCGACGAATACAAGCGCATCGCCAATACCGACTCCCTGACGCGCATCGCGAACCGTCGCGCCTTCGACGAAAAGCTTGCGGCGATCTATGACGGCAGCTTCAATCTGCCGCTGACCGGCCTGGTGCTGGCCGATATCGACCACTTCAAGAAGATCAACGACAGCTACGGCCATCCAGTCGGCGACAAGATCCTCGCGTCTGTGGCGACCGTCATCCGCACGAATGTCCGCAAGGACGTCTTCGTATCCCGCACCGGCGGCGAGGAATTCGCCATCATCGTCGACGGCAACACCCCCGACGAGATCATGCAGATGTGCGAGCGCGTACGCCAGGCGCTGGAGCTGACGCCTTTCAAGAATTCCAGGACGGGCGTCAATTACGGACCGATCACGCTCTCTCTCGGTCTGTGCATGGCGAACGCTGCCGAGGATCCCGGCGAACTCTACGCCAAGGCGGACGTCGCCCTCTATTGTGCGAAGAATGCCGGTCGCAACTGCAGCCGGCAGTTCGAGGACGGCATGAAGAAAGACTTCACCAAGAGCTGGCTCATCTACCGTCGTTGA
- a CDS encoding DMT family transporter — protein sequence MKLSRNTTGAILMMMSMAGFTCNDAVIKSVTPYMNVGQIMLIRGILTSILVYIIARRMNALDHIRTLFQPMVALRVLFEVTAAIAYLSALGQIPLGNAASILQSLPLAVTLGAALFLGEPVGWRRWTAIIVGFIGVMIIIRPGPEGFTLASLYVVGSVFSAAARDLVTKRIHAGVSSLSVTLFSAAGNAVAGALLVQPFGGWQPMTGELFWLLALASVLVFVGYQAIIMAMRTGEISFIAPFRYTSLLWAVGLGLVVFGEVPDVWMMTGTAIVIASGLYAFYRENKRKAGL from the coding sequence ATGAAACTGTCCAGGAATACCACGGGCGCCATCCTGATGATGATGTCGATGGCGGGCTTCACCTGCAACGATGCGGTGATCAAGTCGGTGACACCCTACATGAATGTCGGGCAGATCATGCTCATCCGCGGGATACTGACGAGCATTCTCGTTTACATAATCGCGCGGCGCATGAATGCGCTCGATCATATTCGCACCCTTTTTCAGCCGATGGTCGCACTGCGCGTCCTCTTCGAGGTAACGGCGGCGATCGCCTATCTCTCCGCCCTCGGACAGATTCCGCTCGGCAATGCCGCGTCCATCCTGCAATCGCTGCCGCTCGCCGTCACGCTGGGGGCCGCCCTCTTCCTCGGAGAGCCGGTCGGCTGGCGGCGCTGGACGGCGATCATCGTCGGCTTCATCGGCGTCATGATCATCATCCGCCCGGGACCGGAAGGCTTCACGCTCGCCTCTCTTTACGTCGTCGGCAGCGTATTTTCTGCGGCTGCCCGCGATCTCGTGACGAAGCGCATTCATGCGGGCGTATCATCGCTCAGCGTCACGCTCTTCTCGGCGGCAGGAAACGCCGTTGCGGGCGCCCTGCTCGTCCAGCCCTTCGGCGGATGGCAGCCGATGACGGGCGAATTGTTCTGGCTTCTCGCGCTCGCCTCGGTGCTCGTCTTCGTCGGCTATCAGGCGATCATCATGGCGATGCGCACCGGCGAGATCTCCTTCATCGCACCGTTCCGCTATACCAGCCTCCTTTGGGCGGTCGGCCTCGGACTCGTGGTCTTCGGCGAAGTGCCGGACGTCTGGATGATGACCGGAACCGCAATCGTCATCGCGTCGGGTCTCTATGCCTTCTACCGGGAAAACAAGCGAAAGGCGGGGCTATGA
- a CDS encoding TMEM175 family protein, whose product MNTARLEAFSDGVLAIVITIMVLELKIPHDAELSAIVPLLPVFLSYILSFVYVGIYWNNHHHLLTFGTRATAREMWANMHLLFWLSLVPFATGWVGESHGSAMPAACYGFVLLMAAIAYKILQIQIISSSGRRDELRAALGRDVKGLISPMIYLVAIGLAFVTPMISYALYALVALMWIVPDRRLERVVGEKRAA is encoded by the coding sequence ATGAATACCGCACGGCTAGAGGCATTCAGCGACGGCGTCCTTGCGATCGTGATCACGATCATGGTGCTTGAACTCAAGATACCCCACGATGCAGAGCTTTCGGCGATTGTTCCGCTGCTGCCGGTGTTCCTGAGCTATATCTTGAGCTTTGTTTACGTGGGGATCTACTGGAACAACCATCACCATCTGCTGACCTTCGGTACCCGCGCTACGGCGCGCGAGATGTGGGCCAACATGCACCTCCTGTTCTGGCTATCGCTCGTCCCGTTCGCCACCGGTTGGGTGGGAGAGTCCCACGGCTCGGCGATGCCGGCCGCCTGCTACGGCTTCGTTTTGCTGATGGCGGCCATCGCCTACAAAATTCTTCAGATACAGATCATCTCGTCGTCCGGCCGCCGTGACGAACTCAGGGCCGCACTCGGTCGCGACGTCAAGGGCCTGATTTCTCCGATGATCTATCTGGTGGCGATCGGCCTCGCCTTCGTCACGCCCATGATCTCCTATGCGCTCTATGCCTTGGTCGCGCTGATGTGGATCGTGCCCGACCGGCGGCTCGAACGGGTTGTCGGCGAAAAACGGGCGGCCTGA
- the moaA gene encoding GTP 3',8-cyclase MoaA, whose protein sequence is MIDPFGRMVSYLRVSVTDRCDFRCTYCMAENMNFLPKKDLLTLEELDRLCSAFVAKGVRKLRLTGGEPLVRKNIMFLIRSLARHLESGALDELTLTTNGSQLARFAGELADCGVRRINVSLDTLDPRKFAEITRWGDFAKVMEGVKAAQKAGIRVKLNAVALKDFNEDEIADLLRYAHGNDMDLTLIETMPMGETGEDRTDRYLPLSTVRQRLESQFTLSDIPYRTGGPARYVEVKETGGRLGFITPLTHNFCESCNRVRLTCTGTLYMCLGQDDAADLRAALRASDDDTLLAAAIDEAISRKPKGHDFIIDRDHRRPAVARHMSVTGG, encoded by the coding sequence ATGATCGACCCGTTCGGCCGCATGGTCTCCTACCTGCGTGTCTCGGTCACCGACCGGTGCGATTTCCGCTGCACCTATTGCATGGCGGAAAACATGAACTTCCTGCCGAAGAAGGATCTCCTCACGCTGGAGGAGCTCGACAGGCTCTGCTCGGCCTTCGTCGCCAAGGGTGTTCGCAAGCTGAGACTCACCGGTGGCGAACCGCTGGTGCGCAAGAACATCATGTTCCTCATCCGCAGTCTCGCACGGCATCTTGAGAGCGGTGCGCTCGACGAACTCACGCTGACGACGAACGGTTCGCAGCTCGCCCGTTTTGCCGGCGAACTCGCCGACTGCGGTGTCCGCCGCATCAACGTCTCGCTCGATACCCTCGATCCACGGAAATTCGCCGAGATCACCCGTTGGGGCGACTTCGCCAAGGTGATGGAGGGCGTCAAGGCGGCGCAGAAGGCGGGCATTCGCGTCAAGCTCAATGCCGTCGCGTTGAAGGACTTCAACGAGGACGAGATTGCGGACCTGCTGCGTTACGCCCACGGCAACGACATGGACCTGACGCTGATCGAGACGATGCCGATGGGCGAAACCGGAGAAGACCGCACGGACCGCTACCTGCCGCTCTCGACCGTCCGGCAACGGCTCGAAAGCCAGTTCACTCTTTCCGACATTCCCTATCGCACCGGCGGCCCGGCCCGCTATGTCGAGGTGAAGGAGACCGGTGGACGCCTCGGCTTCATCACGCCGCTCACCCATAACTTCTGCGAGAGCTGCAACCGGGTGCGCCTCACCTGCACCGGCACGCTCTACATGTGCCTCGGCCAGGACGATGCGGCCGACCTCAGGGCGGCGCTGAGGGCCTCGGACGACGATACCCTGCTTGCGGCAGCGATCGACGAGGCCATCTCGCGCAAGCCAAAGGGTCACGACTTCATCATCGACCGCGACCATCGCCGTCCCGCCGTCGCCCGCCATATGAGCGTGACCGGCGGCTGA
- a CDS encoding alpha/beta hydrolase — MAPFALEVTRFGFSLAGLLSPGFAGRLAFSLFCRTPSRRPKDGKAASALARGAEQLAGAERIVLPISRGTVAARRLGAASTDAPRVLIVHGWGSRAEYLARLAADLHKAGAEVVLLDLPGHGHSSGRHLNLRLAAEAICAVQERLGFSDIAIGHSFGGAAVMTAIGGIFPGACRFEPGRVVLLAAPSNIHWVIDGFCGMLKLRPSVRRAMVKRAEAVAGCPVDALDTVPIAARIGREILVLHAEEDKEVHAEHARRLEAAGPHVAVRWANGLGHRRIVAAPDVIAEIASFVFDDGAGIADEPEQRLSSSC, encoded by the coding sequence ATGGCACCCTTCGCGCTCGAGGTCACCCGTTTCGGTTTCTCGCTCGCCGGTCTTCTGTCGCCCGGTTTTGCCGGGCGACTGGCATTCTCGCTCTTCTGCCGCACGCCGTCCCGGCGACCGAAGGACGGCAAGGCGGCCTCCGCCCTCGCCAGGGGAGCCGAGCAACTGGCGGGAGCCGAGCGCATCGTGTTGCCGATCTCCCGCGGTACCGTCGCGGCCCGACGCCTTGGCGCTGCATCGACCGATGCGCCCCGTGTGCTCATCGTCCACGGCTGGGGCTCGCGCGCAGAATATCTGGCGCGACTCGCCGCCGACCTTCACAAGGCAGGAGCCGAAGTGGTGCTGCTCGATCTGCCGGGGCACGGGCATTCCTCGGGGCGGCATCTGAATCTGCGTCTTGCAGCGGAGGCGATTTGCGCCGTTCAGGAGCGGCTCGGCTTCTCCGACATTGCGATCGGCCATTCCTTCGGCGGCGCGGCTGTGATGACCGCGATCGGCGGCATCTTTCCCGGCGCCTGTCGTTTTGAGCCGGGCAGGGTGGTGCTCCTTGCCGCGCCGAGCAACATACATTGGGTGATCGACGGTTTCTGCGGGATGCTGAAGCTGCGCCCCTCCGTCCGTCGGGCGATGGTGAAGCGTGCCGAGGCCGTTGCGGGCTGTCCTGTCGATGCGCTCGACACCGTTCCCATCGCCGCGCGGATCGGCCGCGAGATCCTCGTCCTGCACGCCGAAGAGGACAAGGAGGTGCACGCCGAACACGCCCGCCGCCTCGAAGCGGCCGGCCCTCACGTGGCTGTCCGGTGGGCGAACGGCCTCGGACATCGCAGGATCGTGGCGGCACCGGATGTCATCGCGGAGATTGCCTCCTTCGTCTTTGACGATGGCGCAGGGATTGCCGACGAACCGGAGCAGCGACTGTCGTCATCCTGTTAG
- a CDS encoding gamma-butyrobetaine hydroxylase-like domain-containing protein, with protein sequence MSEFWPTELKVSKDRRQLSVAFDDGTSFALPAEMLRVLSPSAEVKGHGPGQEVTVPGKRNVSITAVHPTGNYAVRIAFDDGHDSGIFTWSYLRELGQKGGELFAEYERKLSEKALSRDGL encoded by the coding sequence ATGAGTGAGTTCTGGCCGACCGAACTGAAGGTTTCCAAAGACCGCCGGCAATTGTCGGTCGCCTTCGACGACGGCACTTCTTTCGCGCTGCCGGCGGAGATGCTGCGGGTTCTGTCACCCTCGGCGGAGGTCAAGGGCCACGGGCCGGGGCAGGAAGTGACTGTGCCGGGGAAACGCAATGTGTCCATCACCGCGGTTCATCCGACCGGCAACTACGCCGTGCGCATCGCCTTCGACGACGGTCACGACAGCGGTATCTTTACCTGGTCCTATCTGCGGGAACTCGGGCAGAAGGGCGGCGAACTCTTCGCAGAATACGAGCGCAAGCTTTCCGAGAAGGCGTTGAGTCGCGATGGTCTATAA
- a CDS encoding pyridoxamine 5'-phosphate oxidase family protein, translating into MKTIRTVEELLARYGEPGEASLVKVTSVLTPAYRRMIEASPFVALATVGEDGLDCSPRGDAGGAVRIEDERHLALPDWRGNNRIDSLRNIVRDPRVALMFLIPGSNSVVRVNGTAVVSVDEALIDSFDMEGKHPRSVVVVTIGEVYFQCARAVMRADLWNVDRFIDPKSLPTPGDMLHAAKADFDKDTYDREWPTRAARTMW; encoded by the coding sequence ATGAAGACGATCCGTACCGTCGAAGAGCTGTTGGCACGCTACGGCGAACCCGGCGAGGCCTCGCTGGTGAAGGTCACGTCCGTTCTCACCCCCGCCTACCGGCGTATGATCGAGGCCTCGCCCTTCGTCGCGCTGGCGACGGTCGGAGAGGACGGGCTCGACTGCTCGCCGCGCGGGGACGCCGGCGGTGCCGTGCGCATCGAGGACGAGCGCCATCTTGCGCTGCCGGACTGGCGTGGCAACAACCGCATCGACTCGCTCCGGAACATCGTGCGGGACCCGCGGGTCGCGCTGATGTTCCTGATCCCGGGCTCGAACAGCGTGGTTCGGGTGAACGGCACGGCCGTGGTTTCGGTTGACGAGGCGCTGATCGACAGTTTCGACATGGAAGGCAAACATCCGCGCAGCGTCGTCGTCGTCACCATCGGCGAGGTTTACTTCCAGTGCGCCCGGGCCGTCATGCGCGCCGATCTTTGGAACGTCGACCGCTTTATCGATCCGAAAAGCCTTCCGACCCCGGGCGACATGCTGCACGCGGCGAAAGCGGATTTCGACAAGGATACCTACGATCGGGAATGGCCGACGCGTGCCGCCAGGACGATGTGGTAG